The following proteins are encoded in a genomic region of Hippoglossus hippoglossus isolate fHipHip1 chromosome 3, fHipHip1.pri, whole genome shotgun sequence:
- the irx5a gene encoding iroquois-class homeodomain protein IRX-5a isoform X1, translating to MAYPQGYLYQPSASLALYSCPAYSTSVLSGPRTEELGRSSSGSAFAPYAGSTAFTSGSPGYSSHLPYSADAAAAATFTSYVVSKLKGSPYDHTTGMAGSLGYHPYASPLGTYPYGDPAYRKNATRDATATLKAWLSEHRKNPYPTKGEKIMLAIITKMTLTQVSTWFANARRRLKKENKMTWTPRNRSEDEEEDENIDLEKNDDDEPNKPTDKGESTDTEADHKLLNPGDIGCDRFKEESHGKDTEPLLSDSELKEQEERTTDLLPDSAKPTTSSPSAVPRGNPSVAQQDKPTDLSHAPGSVTSNVTSVIHSPPSAPKPKLWSLAEIATSSDRCKSSSDAPQTCPGLAQSSVMGTGASPSRSSPHCPHPNSTVLSRPLYYTSPFYPGYTNYGGSFGHLHSNHGSVSTGSTAHFNGLNQTVLNRAEALVRESQKVRGQTQVDLCKDSPYELKKGMSNI from the exons ATGGCGTATCCTCAGGGCTACTTGTACCAGCCGTCCGCTTCCCTGGCCCTGTACTCGTGCCCTGCGTACAGCACCAGCGTTTTGTCCGGACCCAGAACCGAGGAACTTGGGAGATCCTCCTCGGGATCTGCTTTTGCGCCCTATGCCGGATCTACTGCGTTCACCAGCGGCTCGCCAGGCTACAGCTCCCACCTACCGTACAGTGCAGACGCGGCGGCAGCGGCCACATTCACCTCGTACGTGGTGAGTAAACTAAAG GGTTCTCCCTACGACCACACCACGGGTATGGCCGGCTCATTAGGATACCACCCTTACGCATCGCCCTTGGGCACCTACCCTTACGGTGACCCGGCGTACCGTAAAAACGCGACCCGGGACGCCACGGCCACCCTGAAGGCCTGGCTCAGCGAGCACCGCAAGAACCCCTACCCCACCAAGGGCGAGAAGATCATGCTGGCCATCATCACCAAGATGACCCTCACCCAGGTGTCCACCTGGTTCGCCAACGCCAGGAGGAGGCTAAAGAAGGAGAACAAGATGACGTGGACCCCGCGGAACCGCagcgaggacgaggaggaggacgagaacATCGATTTGGAGAAAAACGACGACGACGAGCCCAACAAGCCCACGGACAAGGGAGAATCCACAGACACGGAAGCAG ATCACAAACTGCTGAACCCAGGGGACATTGGCTGTGACAGGTTTAAAGAGGAGAGCCATGGCAAAGACACGGAACCCCTTCTGAGCGACTCGGAGTtaaaagagcaggaggagcggACTACAGACTTGCTGCCGGATTCCGCAAAACCGACCACATCGTCGCCCTCCGCGGTGCCCCGGGGGAACCCGAGCGTTGCGCAACAAGACAAGCCGACAGACCTGAGCCACGCACCGGGCTCGGTGACCAGCAACGTGACCTCCGTGATCCACTCGCCCCCTTCGGCCCCTAAACCCAAACTGTGGTCCCTGGCGGAGATCGCCACGTCCTCGGACAGATGTAAAAGCAGCAGCGACGCGCCACAGACCTGTCCCGGTTTGGCTCAGAGCTCGGTGATGGGCACCGGCGCGTCCCCATCGCGGTCCTCCCCCCACTGCCCGCACCCCAACAGCACGGTCCTCTCCAGGCCGCTGTACTACACCTCCCCTTTCTACCCCGGCTACACGAACTATGGCGGCAGCTTTGGACACCTTCACAGTAACCACGGCTCGGTGAGCACGGGCTCCACGGCACATTTCAATGGATTAAACCAGACTGTGTTAAATAGAGCAGAGGCTTTGGTGAGAGAGAGCCAGAAAGTCAGAGGCCAAACGCAGGTAGATCTTTGTAAAGACTCCCCTTATGAACTAAAGAAAGGTATGTCAAACATTTAA
- the irx5a gene encoding iroquois-class homeodomain protein IRX-5a isoform X2: MAYPQGYLYQPSASLALYSCPAYSTSVLSGPRTEELGRSSSGSAFAPYAGSTAFTSGSPGYSSHLPYSADAAAAATFTSYVGSPYDHTTGMAGSLGYHPYASPLGTYPYGDPAYRKNATRDATATLKAWLSEHRKNPYPTKGEKIMLAIITKMTLTQVSTWFANARRRLKKENKMTWTPRNRSEDEEEDENIDLEKNDDDEPNKPTDKGESTDTEADHKLLNPGDIGCDRFKEESHGKDTEPLLSDSELKEQEERTTDLLPDSAKPTTSSPSAVPRGNPSVAQQDKPTDLSHAPGSVTSNVTSVIHSPPSAPKPKLWSLAEIATSSDRCKSSSDAPQTCPGLAQSSVMGTGASPSRSSPHCPHPNSTVLSRPLYYTSPFYPGYTNYGGSFGHLHSNHGSVSTGSTAHFNGLNQTVLNRAEALVRESQKVRGQTQVDLCKDSPYELKKGMSNI, translated from the exons ATGGCGTATCCTCAGGGCTACTTGTACCAGCCGTCCGCTTCCCTGGCCCTGTACTCGTGCCCTGCGTACAGCACCAGCGTTTTGTCCGGACCCAGAACCGAGGAACTTGGGAGATCCTCCTCGGGATCTGCTTTTGCGCCCTATGCCGGATCTACTGCGTTCACCAGCGGCTCGCCAGGCTACAGCTCCCACCTACCGTACAGTGCAGACGCGGCGGCAGCGGCCACATTCACCTCGTACGTG GGTTCTCCCTACGACCACACCACGGGTATGGCCGGCTCATTAGGATACCACCCTTACGCATCGCCCTTGGGCACCTACCCTTACGGTGACCCGGCGTACCGTAAAAACGCGACCCGGGACGCCACGGCCACCCTGAAGGCCTGGCTCAGCGAGCACCGCAAGAACCCCTACCCCACCAAGGGCGAGAAGATCATGCTGGCCATCATCACCAAGATGACCCTCACCCAGGTGTCCACCTGGTTCGCCAACGCCAGGAGGAGGCTAAAGAAGGAGAACAAGATGACGTGGACCCCGCGGAACCGCagcgaggacgaggaggaggacgagaacATCGATTTGGAGAAAAACGACGACGACGAGCCCAACAAGCCCACGGACAAGGGAGAATCCACAGACACGGAAGCAG ATCACAAACTGCTGAACCCAGGGGACATTGGCTGTGACAGGTTTAAAGAGGAGAGCCATGGCAAAGACACGGAACCCCTTCTGAGCGACTCGGAGTtaaaagagcaggaggagcggACTACAGACTTGCTGCCGGATTCCGCAAAACCGACCACATCGTCGCCCTCCGCGGTGCCCCGGGGGAACCCGAGCGTTGCGCAACAAGACAAGCCGACAGACCTGAGCCACGCACCGGGCTCGGTGACCAGCAACGTGACCTCCGTGATCCACTCGCCCCCTTCGGCCCCTAAACCCAAACTGTGGTCCCTGGCGGAGATCGCCACGTCCTCGGACAGATGTAAAAGCAGCAGCGACGCGCCACAGACCTGTCCCGGTTTGGCTCAGAGCTCGGTGATGGGCACCGGCGCGTCCCCATCGCGGTCCTCCCCCCACTGCCCGCACCCCAACAGCACGGTCCTCTCCAGGCCGCTGTACTACACCTCCCCTTTCTACCCCGGCTACACGAACTATGGCGGCAGCTTTGGACACCTTCACAGTAACCACGGCTCGGTGAGCACGGGCTCCACGGCACATTTCAATGGATTAAACCAGACTGTGTTAAATAGAGCAGAGGCTTTGGTGAGAGAGAGCCAGAAAGTCAGAGGCCAAACGCAGGTAGATCTTTGTAAAGACTCCCCTTATGAACTAAAGAAAGGTATGTCAAACATTTAA